The window GCTCAAGCGCACGGTGTACCACACCTTCATGGCCCGGGGGCGCGCCCTCGCGCGCAAGCGGCTCACGGGAACGGCGTGGACGCTGAAGGACCGGCTGGACTATGCGATCGGCTGGACCCTGCTCTTTCGCCCGCTGCGCGACCGGCTCGGCATTTCGCGCGTGCGCGGCGCGGGTTCGGGGGCAGCACCGATCGCGCCGCAGGTGCTCGAGTTTTTCTGGGCGTTAGGCGTGTCCATCCAGGAAGGATACGGGCAGACCGAGGGCTCGGCGCTCGCGACCTGGAACCCGATGGACGCCGCGCGCATCGGGACCGTGGGGATCCCCGTGCCGGGGGCCACGATTCGCATTGCCGACGATGGCGAGATCCTCGTGAAGGGGCCTGGCGTCTTTGCCGGTTACTACCGCAACGAGCAGGCGACGCGCGAGACCGTGGACGACGACGGCTGGCTGCATTCCGGCGACGTGGGAGTGCTCGATGCGGAGGGGTATCTCACCATCACCGATCGCAAGAAGGACCTGATCATCACGGCGGGGGGCAAGAACATCGCGCCCAGCTGGATCGAGAACATGCTCAAGGTCTCGCCCTACGTGCGCGAGGCCATCGTCATCGGTGACCGGCGCAAGTTCGTCTCGGCGCTCATCGGCATCGAGCTGGACACGGTGGGTGATTGGGCGACGCGACAGCGCATTCCATTTACCACTTACAAGGACCTCAGCGAGCGGCCCGAGGTGCGCAAGCTCATCCAGGAATGGGTGGACAAGGTCAACGCCGACCTGGCGCAGGTGGAACAGGTGAAAAGGTTTGCGCTGCTGCCCAAGGAGCTTGACCACGAAGAAGGCGAGCTGACCGCCACGCAAAAGGTGAAGCGCCGGGCGATCGCCTCGCGCTTCGAGGAACTCGTGGAGGGCATGTATCGATGACGGACTTTCTCCAGTTCCTTCTGGCCGGGTTGTCCCTGGGATCCATCTACGCGTTGATCTGCCTCGGGTTCGTGGTGGTGTATCGCGCGACCGGCGTCGTCAACTTTGCCCAGGGCGGGCTCGTCGTGCTGGGTGCCTACTTCACCTACCAGCTGGCAGCGGTGTGGCACGTGCCATTCCTCCTTGCCATGCTGCTCGCCGCCGCCGGGATGGCTGGCCTCGGCCTGCTCATCGAACGGCTGGTGTTGCGCCGCATGGTGGGGCAACCCGTGTTCGCCAGCATCCTCATCACGTTGGGGCTGTTGTTTGTCCTGGAGCAGGTCTGCACCACGCTCTGGGGGTACGACCTCCTCGTGCTGGGCGATCCGTGGGGCGTGCGCACCGTGAACGGGGGGCGTCATCGCCAAGGTCTCCGACCTGTGGACGCTCGGCGCATCAGCGATCGCGTTGCTCGGTTTCTTCGCCATGTTTCGGTACAGCACCGTCGGCGTGGCTATGCGCGCCGCCGCCAGCGATCCTGAGGCGGCCCTCGCTTCGGGGGTAAGCCCGCAGATGGTGCAGGGGATCGCCTGGGCGATTGCAGGCGTTCTCGCCGTGTTGGCCGGAGTTTTCATCGCGAGTGGGTCACGCGGCGTGGACCTCACGGTCAGCATCGTGGCACTCCGGGCCTTTCCCGCGGCGATTCTCGGAGGGCTCGACTCACCGGAGGGTGCGGTGATCGGCGGGCTGACGGTCGGCCTCGCCGAAGTGATGAGCGCGGCGTACATCACCCCGAACGCCCCCTGGCTGGGCGGGAACGTGCATGCGGTCATTCCCTACGTGTTGATGATCATCGTCCTGCTGGTCAAGCCGTATGGCCTGTTCGGGACGGCGGAGGTGCGGCGCGCATGAGGCTCCCCAACACGCGGCTCACCACCGAATACGCACAGGACCTGGTTCTCTTTCGTTCGTGGACGAAGCGGACGGGGCTGGCCGTCCTGGTGGTGGCCTGGCTGGCCGCCCCGATGGTGGTTTCCGAATACTGGGCCACCGTCCTCGTCTACGCCGGCATCGCATCGGTTGGGGCCATCGGCCTCAACCTGCTCACGGGCTTTACCGGCCAGGTCTCCTGGGACACGCCGTCTTCTACGGGATTGGTGCCTACGCAGGGGCGATGGCTGCCCAGTTCGGGCTGCCGTTCCCGCTCTGGCTCATCGCGGCGTCGGCGGCCGGCGGCTTCATCGGGGGGCTCACCGGTCCGTTCGCACTCCGGTTGCGCGGCAACTACCTCGTGATCGTGTCCCTTGGCCTGCTCGTCCTCGGCCAGCATGTCTTCGAGAACTGGTCATCGGTGACCGGCGGACTCACCGGACGGTCGGTGCGGCTTCCTGTGGCGATTGGCGCGTTCGACGCCGGCAACCTCACTCTGTTTGGCACGCTCCTCACCCGGAGCCAGGGGTACCTCTACTTCGTGTGGGCCGTGGTCGCGGTGCTCGGGCTGGCGGCGCGCAACATCGCGCGATCGCGACCCGGTCGTGCCCTGCAGGCCATTCGCGATCGCGACCTCGCCGCGGAGATCATCGGCGTCTCGCAGGTGCACTACAAGGTCGGTGCGTTTGTGGTGTCCAGCGGGTACGCGGCCTGCGCCGGCGCCATCTACGCGAGTTACGCGCGATTCCTCAGCCCGCTCGACTTCTCGCTGTTCCTGTCCATCCAATTCGTGGCGATGATTGTCGTCGGCGGGATCGGGACGATCCATGGATCGATCCTTGGTGCGCTCTTCCTGACCGTGTTGCCGCGTTTCATAGAAAGCGTGAGTGACCGTCTGCCGTTCGTGAGCACGGACGGCACGGGGGCGGGCCTCACGGTGCAGTCGCTCAACCAGGCGATGTTCGGCATCCTCATCATTGCTTTCCTGTTATTCGAGCCGCTGGGACTCGCCGAGATCTGGCGGCGGATCACGCGGTACTTCAAGGCCTGGCCCTTCTCCTACTGATTCCCACGAGGTCACTCCCCATGCGAAACGTGCTTGGTATCGGTTGTTCGTCAGCGGTGCTTGCGGCCCTGGTGGCGTGTGGCGGCGGCGGTGAGGCGGCCGTCCAGGTGCCGGGCGTTTCCGGTGACACGATCTACGTCGGTGCGCTGGTGCCGCTCAGCGACGCCGTGGCGGTGATCGGTAAGCCGGTCCTGGCCGGTCTCAACACCTATTTCGAGGCGCTGAATGCGGCTGGCGGAATCGGCGGGAAGTACAAGGTGAAGGTGTTGGCCGAGGACATCACCTATGCCAATCCTTCCTCCGGCTCGCAGAAGTACCAGAAGATCAAGGATCAGGTGACGATGTTCGCGTCGATCATTGGCACCGACCAGATCAACGGTGTGCTTCCGCTCCTGGCTGAGGACTCGATCCTCGCCCTTCCCACGACCTTCGACGCGGAGTGGGTGCGCAATCCCAATCTGCTGCCTTGGGGGGTGCCGTATCAATTGCAGGCGATCAATGGTGTCGGTTACGCCGTGACCGATGGCGGATACGCCGGCAAGCCCGTGTGCACCATGACCCTGGCGACCGGATACGGGGAGGCGGTGGTCGAAGGGATCGATCACCTGGCGAAGGAGATGAGCTTCACGGTCGCGGCCAAGGCCACCTTCAAGCAGGACGACCAGGACTTCGTCGCTCCTGTCACGCAGCTCAAGAACGCCAACTGCGCCGTGGTCATGATGGCGTCACTGCCGAGCGTGACGGGCAAGGTGCTCGGGGCGGCCGCCCAACTGGGGTATGCGCCTCGGTGGGTCCTCACCTCACCCTCGTATCACCACGCCCTGGCCGGGTCGCCGCTGAAGGACTACCTCGCGAAAACGACGTGGGTCTCGTGGGACGGCGCGATGTATGCGGACACCACGACGCCGGCGATGCGTGCCTTCGCTGCGGCACAACAGAAGTATGCGCCCGACCAGACGCCCGACCTGTTCTACGTGGCCGGTTATGTGATGGGTTATCCGGTGCGTGCCACCCTCGAGAAGGCAGTCGCCTCGGGGAACCTGGGCCGGTCCGGGATCATGGCGGGGGCCGCCGCCGTCCCGACGCTCAACACCGACGGCATCCTCTCGGAATGGACGTATGGTGCTGCGGCACAGCGCAACCCGCCTCGCAGCGGCACCATCTTCAAGATCGACCCGGGCGTACCGCTTTCCCTCGGGATCGAGAAGCAGGGGGTCTCCGTCCCGGCTGCGGCCTCGTTCACCTTCAAGTAGTGCGACATCCGGCCGTCGGTCAGCATGGCCGAGGTGTGTAACTCGCGCGGGGTGGCCTCGTCTCCGGACAGGGCCACCCCGTTTCGCGAGAATGGCAGGATGATCGTACGATACGTTCGGATCGCCGTGTACTCGGTGCTCGCTGCCGCGACCAGTTATGTCGCCACGCGCCTGTTCCTCCAGAGCGACGCGGCACCTGTGCCGGTGTCTGTCGTGGCGTCCGGTTCGTGGTTCGCGCGCGCGCGGCCACACTGCAACTCCGTTGAGGTGGAGACGTTCATGCGCCAGGCTCCGCCCGAGCTTGAGTCACTGGACGGAATCTCCTACGCGGCGGCCTGTTATGCGTTGGCCGGCAAGGTGGACACGGCGAAGGTGTTGATCTTCCGCTTGCCGCCAGACGACCGCTTCCGCGCGGCCGGGGTCGTGTTTGACGTCGGGCACCCGGTCGCGGACGCCGGCGACGACCTGTCCGCGGCGCCGATCATGGAGCTTGTCGTCTTCTTTTGGCCCAACCACTACATGGCGCTCTACCATGCGGGGGCGTCGGCCTACCAGCTGGGGCACTACGCACGCGCGACCCAGCACCTCGAGGCGTTCGGGAAGGCCTACACGGCGAATGACGGCTGGAACCGCGCGGCGGAAGGGATGCTGCAGCAGATGCGTGCACGTCCAGAAGGGAAGCCGCAGAGAGTGGAGGACCCGCACGGATAGGGCCCCAAAGCAAACGACCGCGCATTTCTGCACGGCCGCCTGCCCCCTTCGGTGCACTCCCAGGAATGCACCGTCCCGTGGAGTTTCGGGACGTTGTGCGTTGCGGGTCTACTTTGCCGGCTTGATGCCGAAGGTGAGCCCGACGTTGATCGTCGCCGCGCCTGAAGCACCGGCATCCGCGTACACGGCCATCTTCTCGTTCAGGAAGTAGCGAATCCCGGCGCGGCCAATGAAGTACAGGCCGGAGCTTGCCGATCCGGTGAAGTCCGTCGAGACGGACGAAAGCCCGAGCCCGGCGCCAAGGAACGGGTCGATCTTGGTGTTCGTGACTTTGAAGTGGTAGTTGGCGGTACCGCTGAAGGCGATGTATCGGAAGTCGTAGTCGAACGCGCTGAAGTTCTGGCTGTAGTTCCAGTAGTCCACGCCCAGCTGGAAGCCGAGGGTGCCGTCACCGAGGTCGGGGAGCTTCTTGATGGCCTTCTCGAAGCGACCGCCAATGGCGAGCGCACCGCCCACATTGCCGAGGCCGATCGTCGCGCCGATGTCCGTGTACCCGGGCTGGAATCCCTTGCCCTGAGCGGTGGTGATGGACGGGACGACCGTCAGGGCCAACACAGCGCCGGCCAGCCATTTCGTGCACTTCATGTACTTCCTCCTGGGATTGATGTCAGAAAGGGGGTGCGACAAGAACGCGCAGGGGTACGTGTTCTTCTCACCCCACAATTGCGCAATACGCGGGAAAAAGCCATCACGCGGTTGCGGGTGGTAGGGCTGCGGTCTACGTTCGCGAGCCGTCTGCCGTCTGCCGTCTGCCGTCTGCCGTCTGCCGTCTGCCGTCTGCCGTCTGCCGTCTGCCGTCTGCCGTCTGCCGTCTGCCGTCTGCCGTCTGCCGTCTGCCGTCTGCCGTCTGCCGTCTGCCGTCTGCCGTCTGCCGTCTGCCGTCTGCCGTCTGCCGTCCTTCCTCCCGCCACCATGTTCCGTCGCACCCTCGTTCGTGTGCTCGCCATCCAGGTCGTGACCCTTGTTGCCCTCTGGGCACTTCAGGTTCGCTACCATGGGAGGGGATGATTCATGCATTGGCTGAACTGGGTCATCGTCGTCGCCTATCTGACGTACGTCGTCTGGGACGGGCTGCGGCGCACGCGTGGGACGACGGAGCTGGAAGGGTACTTCCTCGCCAACCGCAGCCTGCCCTGGTGGGCCGTCGGTCTCTCCGTCATGGCGACCCAGTTGTCCGCCGTCACGATGATCGGGACCACCGGACAGGGCGCGACCGACGGGATGCGGTTCGTTCAGTTCTATCTCGGATTGCCGCTGGCCATGGTCATCCTCGGTGTGACCCTCGTGCCCTTCCTCCACCGCGCGAGGGTCTACACGGCCTACGAGTACCTCGAGACGCGGTTTGACGCGAAGACCCGCTCCCTCACCAGCCTGCTCTTCCTGGTGTCGCGAGGCATGTCGTGCGGCGCCATCATCTCGGCGCCAGCCATCGTCTTCTCGGCCATCTTCGGGTGGCCGATCTCCTGGTCGGTAGCCATGATCGGCGTCCCCACGGTCATCTATACGATGTTGGGCGGGGTGCAGGCGGTGACCTGGGCCGACGTCAAGCAGATGTTCCTCATCGTGGGAGCCCTGACCGCCATTGTGGTGGTGCTCTTGTTGCGGATCCCGGTGCCGGCCGACGAAGCGCTGGCTATCGCGGGTGCGGCCGGCCGCATGAAGACCTTCGACTTCACCTTCACGCTCAACGAGACCTACACGTTCTGGTCCGGGATCATCGGCGGCACCTTCCTGATGCTGTCGTACTTCGGCACCGACCAGAGCCAGGTCCAGCGGTACCTCACGGCAAAGTCGGTGGACGAGGCCCGCAGCTCGCTCCTGATGAGCGCGTACTGGAAGATCCCGCTGCAGGCGTTGGTCCTGCTCATCGGGATCCTGGTCTTCGTCTTCTACCTGTTCCAGCCGCAGCCCACGCTGTTCAACCCGGCCCATGCGCGCGTCGTGCAGGAGCGCGAACCGGTGATGTGGGCCGACGTCAACCAGCGGTTCCAGGCAGCGACCGGGATCCGCGCTGGGGCTGCCCGGGATCTCGCGGCCGGCCGGACACCGTTGACGACGGAGAGCTTTCGGGCCGCCGATGCCCAGGTCACCAAGATCCGCACCGAGGCGCTGGACATGGCCGCACGGGTGACCGGACAGCCGTCGCGGGACGTGAACTACATCATCCCGCATTTCGTCCTGAACGAACTCCCCTTGGGGCTGGCCGGCGTCTTCATCGCCGCCGTGATGGCAGCCGCCATGTCGAGCATCGCGGCTGAGCTGAATTCGCTCTCAACCGCCACGGTGATCGACTTCTACCGGCGCTGGGTCCGCCCGGAGGCGACCGATGCGCACTTCCTCGGCGTGTCGAAGCTGGCGACCGGGGTATGGGGCGTTTTCGCCTGTATCGTGGCGACCTACGCTGCCTCGTTGGGCTCCCTGATTGAGGTCGTCAATCGGTTCGGATCGTTCTTCTACGGCTCGATCCTGGGGGTCTTCCTGCTCGCGATGATGCCCCGAGCGACGGCGCGAGGCGCATTTGTTGGACTACTCGCAGGAATGGCCACAGTTGCTGCCGTGTCGTTCGGTGCGCCCCAAGTGTCCTTCTTGTGGCATAATGTTGTCGGGGCGGTGACAGTGGTGATTGTCGGCTTTATCCTCGCCGGCGAGCGCGCCGCTCACGCAAGCGGGCGCTGACGGCGCCTCACTCCTGACCCGACGCGGCGTGACTGGTCGCCGCGTCGGCTCATCCAGGTTCAAGCGGCCTGCTCACTCTGCGCGGCGCGCACGAATTGCACCTCCAACTCGAGCTTGACGTCGCTGGACACCAGGAGGCCACCGGCTTCCAGCGCCTGGTTCCAGGTGAGGCCGAACTCCTCGCGGTTGATCTTGCCCATGGCGGTGAACGCCTTGCGCTCGTTGCCCCACGGGTCCTTGCCGGCGCCCTCGAAGGACGCGTTCAGCGTTACCGGGCGCGTCGTGCCGCGGATGGTCAGGTCACCGAGGACGGTGAAGGTGCCGTTCACATCGCCCTGGATTTTCGTACTCTTGAATGTCAGCGCGGGATGGTTGGCGACGTCGAAGAAGTCCGGGGAACGGAGATGGTTGTCCCGTTGCTCCGTCCGGGTGTCCACCGACGCCGTGCTGATGGAGACCTCGAGCGCCGAGTTTGCCGGGGTCGCATCGTCCAGATTGAGGGTGGCCGTGTAGTCGGAGAAGCGTCCGCGGACAGTTGAGATCATGAGGTGCTTGACAGAAAAGCCGACGGACGAGTGGGTCGGGTCGATGTTCCAGGTGGTCATATTGGGCATCTCCAAGTGATTTAGTAGTCGTTTACTTAGTGCTAAGGTATAGTTCGAGCCCTTTTGGCGTCAAGGGCTGGCAGTCACGCGTGCGACGGGAGCGCGAATGGGCTAAGCTCCCCGCGAAACGCCCCTTTACCGCAGAGCCATGCGACTTCGCAGCCTCGCCGTCTTCGCGCTTTCAGCCGCGGTGCCCCTTTCGGCGCAGTTCGCGCCCCCACGTCGTCCGGCGGCGCCGCCCGCGGGGTTTTCCACCGAACGTCTGGCCCGCATCGATCGGGCGCTCCAGGAACGGGTGGACAACGGCAGCATTGCGGGAGCGGTGGGACTCGTGATGCGCGACGGCAGGGTGGTGTACGAGCGCGCCGTGGGTTGGAGCGACAAGGAAGCCGGCCGGCGCATGACCACGGACG is drawn from Gemmatimonadota bacterium and contains these coding sequences:
- a CDS encoding sodium:solute symporter; the protein is MHWLNWVIVVAYLTYVVWDGLRRTRGTTELEGYFLANRSLPWWAVGLSVMATQLSAVTMIGTTGQGATDGMRFVQFYLGLPLAMVILGVTLVPFLHRARVYTAYEYLETRFDAKTRSLTSLLFLVSRGMSCGAIISAPAIVFSAIFGWPISWSVAMIGVPTVIYTMLGGVQAVTWADVKQMFLIVGALTAIVVVLLLRIPVPADEALAIAGAAGRMKTFDFTFTLNETYTFWSGIIGGTFLMLSYFGTDQSQVQRYLTAKSVDEARSSLLMSAYWKIPLQALVLLIGILVFVFYLFQPQPTLFNPAHARVVQEREPVMWADVNQRFQAATGIRAGAARDLAAGRTPLTTESFRAADAQVTKIRTEALDMAARVTGQPSRDVNYIIPHFVLNELPLGLAGVFIAAVMAAAMSSIAAELNSLSTATVIDFYRRWVRPEATDAHFLGVSKLATGVWGVFACIVATYAASLGSLIEVVNRFGSFFYGSILGVFLLAMMPRATARGAFVGLLAGMATVAAVSFGAPQVSFLWHNVVGAVTVVIVGFILAGERAAHASGR
- a CDS encoding AMP-binding protein, with protein sequence MTTRTEVRGADLPPITDQQPLPAVLRANAARWTGRVALRHKDLGKWCEYSWADYADRTARTGLGLLAVGVQPGDKVAIIGENRPEWLWADLGAQGIGAVSVGVYSTSPAAEVEYILEHSGSVVAVVEDEEQLDKVLQVRERLPLLRQVVLIEPRGSRTYLDRGDCITFDALLDAVAGADTQDFWHRVDRVDMSETAIIVYTSGTTGPPKGAMLTHANIASLSQSWQTIWQAAPDDELLSYLPLCHVLERALSGVVSIASGYRVSFGGGGESLISDLREVQPTLFVGVPRVWEKMLASVEIRMADASWLKRTVYHTFMARGRALARKRLTGTAWTLKDRLDYAIGWTLLFRPLRDRLGISRVRGAGSGAAPIAPQVLEFFWALGVSIQEGYGQTEGSALATWNPMDAARIGTVGIPVPGATIRIADDGEILVKGPGVFAGYYRNEQATRETVDDDGWLHSGDVGVLDAEGYLTITDRKKDLIITAGGKNIAPSWIENMLKVSPYVREAIVIGDRRKFVSALIGIELDTVGDWATRQRIPFTTYKDLSERPEVRKLIQEWVDKVNADLAQVEQVKRFALLPKELDHEEGELTATQKVKRRAIASRFEELVEGMYR
- a CDS encoding ABC transporter substrate-binding protein, coding for MRNVLGIGCSSAVLAALVACGGGGEAAVQVPGVSGDTIYVGALVPLSDAVAVIGKPVLAGLNTYFEALNAAGGIGGKYKVKVLAEDITYANPSSGSQKYQKIKDQVTMFASIIGTDQINGVLPLLAEDSILALPTTFDAEWVRNPNLLPWGVPYQLQAINGVGYAVTDGGYAGKPVCTMTLATGYGEAVVEGIDHLAKEMSFTVAAKATFKQDDQDFVAPVTQLKNANCAVVMMASLPSVTGKVLGAAAQLGYAPRWVLTSPSYHHALAGSPLKDYLAKTTWVSWDGAMYADTTTPAMRAFAAAQQKYAPDQTPDLFYVAGYVMGYPVRATLEKAVASGNLGRSGIMAGAAAVPTLNTDGILSEWTYGAAAQRNPPRSGTIFKIDPGVPLSLGIEKQGVSVPAAASFTFK
- a CDS encoding YceI family protein produces the protein MTTWNIDPTHSSVGFSVKHLMISTVRGRFSDYTATLNLDDATPANSALEVSISTASVDTRTEQRDNHLRSPDFFDVANHPALTFKSTKIQGDVNGTFTVLGDLTIRGTTRPVTLNASFEGAGKDPWGNERKAFTAMGKINREEFGLTWNQALEAGGLLVSSDVKLELEVQFVRAAQSEQAA